A DNA window from Piliocolobus tephrosceles isolate RC106 chromosome 9, ASM277652v3, whole genome shotgun sequence contains the following coding sequences:
- the PNLIPRP1 gene encoding inactive pancreatic lipase-related protein 1 produces the protein MLIFWTITLFLLGAAKGKEVCYEDLGCFYDTEPWGGTAIRPLKILPWTPEKIGTRFLLYTNENPDNFQILLPSDPSTIEASNFQTARKTRFIIHGFIDKGDERWVIDMCKNLFKVEEVNCICVDWKKGSQTTYTQAANNARVVGAQVAQMLDILWTEYSYPPSKVHLIGHSLGAHVAGEAGSKTPGLSRITGLDPVEASFEGTPEEVRLDPSDADFVDVIHTDTAPLIPFLGFGTNQQMGHLDFFPNGGENMLGCKKNALSQIVDLDGIWAGTQDFVACNHLRSYKYYLESILDTDGFAAYPCASYKSFESDKCFPCPDQGCPQMGHYADKFAGRTSEEQQKFFLNTGETSNFARWRYGVSITLSGRTATGQIKVALFGNKGNTHQYNIFRGILTSGSTHSYEFDAKLDVGTIEKVKFLWNNNVINPTLPKVGAAKITVQKGEEKTVYNFCSEDTVREDTLLTLTPC, from the exons ATGCTGATCTTCTGGACAATCACACTTTTCCTGCTGGGAGCAGCCAAAG GAAAAGAAGTTTGCTATGAGGACCTCGGGTGCTTTTATGACACTGAGCCCTGGGGCGGGACAGCAATCAGGCCCCTAAAAATTCTCCCCTGGACCCCTGAGAAGATCGGCACCCGCTTCCTGCTGTACACCAATGAAAACCCAGACAACTTTCAA ATTCTCCTCCCCTCTGATCCATCAACAATTGAGGCATCAAATTTTCAAACAGCCAGAAAGACCCGATTCATCATCCACGGCTTCATAGACAAAGGAGATGAGCGCTGGGTGATAGACATGTGCAAG AACCTGTTCAAGGTGGAGGAGGTGAATTGCATCTGCGTGGACTGGAAGAAGGGCTCCCAAACGACCTACACACAGGCTGCCAACAATGCGCGAGTGGTGGGCGCCCAGGTGGCCCAGATGCTCGACATCCTCTGG ACAGAGTACAGCTATCCACCTTCCAAAGTTCACCTCATCGGCCACAGCCTGGGAGCCCACGTGGCTGGAGAGGCAGGGAGCAAGACTCCAGGCCTGAGCAGGATTACAG GGTTAGATCCTGTAGAAGCAAGTTTTGAAGGTACTCCTGAAGAGGTGCGACTAGATCCCTCTGATGCTGACTTTGTCGATGTGATTCACACGGATACAGCTCCCCTGATCCCATTCTTGG GTTTTGGAACGAATCAACAGATGGGTCATCTTGACTTCTTCCCTAACGGAGGAGAGAACATGCTGGGATGCAAGAAGAATGCCCTGTCTCAGATTGTGGATCTAGATGGCATCTGGGCAG GAACCCAGGATTTTGTGGCTTGCAATCACCTAAGAAGCTACAAGTATTACTTGGAAAGCATCCTCGACACCGATGGGTTTGCTGCATACCCCTGTGCTTCCTACAAGTCCTTTGAGTCT GACAAGTGCTTCCCCTGTCCAGATCAAGGATGCCCACAGATGGGTCACTATGCTGATAAATTTGCTGGCAGGACAAGTGAAGAGCAGCAGAAATTCTTCTTGAACACAGGAGAGACTAGCAATTTCGCTC GCTGGAGATATGGGGTTTCCATCACACTGTCTGGAAGAACAGCCACTGGTCAGATCAAAGTTGCTTTGTTTGGAAATAAGGGAAATACTCACCAGTACAATATCTTCAG GGGGATTCTCACATCAGGCTCAACCCACTCCTATGAGTTTGATGCAAAGCTGGATGTTGGAACAATTGAGAAAGTCAAGTTTCTTTGGAATAACAATGTGATAAATCCAACCCTCCCCAAAGTGGGTGCTGCCAAGATCACTGTgcaaaagggagaagagaagacgGT GTACAACTTCTGTAGTGAAGACACAGTGCGAGAAGACACGCTGCTCACCCTCACGCCCTGCTAG